In Nicotiana tabacum cultivar K326 chromosome 19, ASM71507v2, whole genome shotgun sequence, one DNA window encodes the following:
- the LOC142173374 gene encoding putative mitochondrial protein AtMg00820 → MDEINMSDSDLGKIRNENAIDNKGYDSGPVKSKHDLISNKNDLDLPIAKRKDTKECGVALTVPEWREAILEEMKALEQNETWEIMDLPRGKKTMGCQWVFTIKFKSDGSLERYKARLVAKGFTQTYGINYLETFAPVAKLNSIRVLLTVR, encoded by the exons ATGGATGAGATAAATATGAGTGATAGTGATCTAGGAAAGATAAGGAATGAAAATGCTATAGATAATAAAGGCTATGATTCTGGACCAGTAAAATCAAAGCATGATCTGATTAGCAACAAAAACG ATCTTGATCTTCCTATAGCTAAAAGAAAAG ATACCAAAGAATGTGGGGTTGCTTTAACTGTTCCTGAATGGAGGGAGGCAATTCTAGAGGAGATGAAAGCCCTAGAACAAAATGAAACTTGGGAAATCATGGATCTACCACGAGGAAAGAAAACAATGGGTTGCCagtgggttttcaccatcaaattcAAGTCAGATGGGTCACTGGAAAGATATAAGGCGCGTCTTGTAGCTAAAGGGTTTACTCAAACCTATGGCATCAACTACCTTGAAACATTTGCTCCAGTAGCCAAACTGAATTCTATTAGAGTCCTCCTTACTGTCCGCTAA
- the LOC107777613 gene encoding rust resistance kinase Lr10-like, with product MALFLILHLFLIAMVSFAMFGEGANDCKESRCNSDGPSIRFPFRLQHQPQHCGYPGFELSCTNNKTILSTLPNSLILIVEDIDYASQEITLYCPTSCIVNLLYFNFSASPFLFNDEPLLCNFSFFSRSSISSNGDFGSHGCSITPEIGLIALSNLEPLEYYLGSSHYKKIAEISSVPCDLRYYPLRMSWLNPKCGDSEGLGMDCGFKNYSNQLGTKCFDRPSTTKGGFTEPLIAGGVLGFLLLGIIMLALHEFYSSSKIERENQARVEKFLEDYRALRPTRYTYAEIKKITNMFHERLGEGAYGVVYKGTLSNEIHVAVKVLNDSIGNGEEFINEVAAMGKIHHFNVVRLVGYCADGFRNALVYEYLPNQSLDKLIFPARSKDHINLNWKKLHDIAMGIAKGLEYLHQGCDQQILHFDIKPQNILLDHNLNPKISDFGLAKLCSKEKSVVTMTEARGTMGYIAPEVLSSNFGKASHKSDVYSFGMLLLEMV from the exons ATGGCCCTCTTTTTAATCTTGCACTTATTTCTCATAGCCATGGTATCCTTTGCTATGTTTGGTGAAGGAGCAAATGATTGCAAAGAGTCTAGGTGCAATAGTGATGGCCCTAGCATTCGTTTCCCCTTCAGGCTTCAACATCAGCCCCAACATTGTGGATATCCTGGCTTTGAGCTATCTTGTACCAACAATAAGACCATACTTAGTACCCTTCCCAATTCACTTATACTAATAGTTGAGGATATTGATTATGCGTCTCAGGAGATTACGCTTTATTGTCCGACAAGTTGTATTGTGAACCTATTGTATTTTAACTTTTCAGCATCTCCTTTCCTCTTTAATGATGAGCCTCTTCTTTGTAACTTCTCCTTTTTTAGTCGTTCTAGTATCTCATCAAATGGTGACTTTGGCTCACATGGTTGCTCTATAACCCCTGAAATTGGATTAATTGCTCTCAGCAATTTAGAACCTTTGGAATACTACCTTGGTAGTTCACATTATAAAAAGATTGCGGAAATTTCATCCGTTCCCTGTGATCTAAGATATTATCCCCTCCGGATGAGTTGGTTAAATCCAAAGTGTGGCGACAGTGAAGGTCTTGGAATGGATTGTGGTTTCAAGAACTATAGCAACCAactaggaactaagtgtttcgacAGACCATCGACTACAAAAG GCGGATTTACGGAACCATTGATTGCAG GTGGAGTATTAGGATTTCTTCTTTTGGGAATTATTATGTTGGCACTCCATGAGTTTTATAGCTCAAGCAAAATTGAAAGAGAGAATCAAGCTAGAGTTGAGAAGTTTCTGGAAGACTACAGAGCTCTCAGGCCCACTAGATATACTTATGCAGAGATTAAAAAGATAACAAATATGTTTCACGAACGATTGGGAGAGGGAGCTTACGGGGTTGTTTATAAAGGAACACTTTCTAATGAAATTCATGTTGCTGTCAAAGTGCTAAATGACTCCATAGGAAATGGGGAAGAATTTATTAATGAAGTTGCAGCAATGGGGAAAATCCACCACTTCAATGTGGTTCGCCTCGTTGGCTATTGCGCTGATGGATTCAGAAACGCTCTCGTGTATGAATATTTGCCAAATCAGTCGCTTGACAAACTCATTTTTCCAGCAAGATCCAAAGATCACATTAACCTTAATTGGAAGAAGCTTCACGATATCGCTATGGGTATAGCTAAAGGACTGGAATATCTTCATCAAGGATGTGACCAACAAATCCTTCATTTCGATATCAAACCCCAAAATATTCTGTTAGACCATAACTTGAACCCAAAGATCTCTGATTTTGGTCTTGCCAAGTTATGCTCTAAAGAGAAAAGTGTTGTAACCATGACTGAAGCTAGAGGAACCATGGGTTATATTGCACCAGAAGTATTATCCAGCAATTTTGGAAAAGCGTCTCATAAATCTGATGTCTATAGCTTTGGTATGCTGCTACTTGAAATGGTTTGA
- the LOC107777612 gene encoding rust resistance kinase Lr10-like translates to MSGRTRFLTFLTILIFCEAPFAEQNQQCVPSSCGHIQNISYPFRLKTDPKHCGDEKYELSCEENRAKLYGYASGFGSMNYYVQAINYDNSTIRIVDSDIREDLCSLPQQQYYDNSTIRIMVSSIPSIFETYKRSNGILLAKPITIFSCPFAINYPGIVEITNCLNRSYASNTSFELLKGHTYATMAKLLPSDLRVGCTIDLMLMTSWHTEDARISILDLHNALAYGFELSWFPVYCSKCQYLFGCEGENSRDVRCLDLNCKAYNFRFFKTFCVAQRHVLRVLERIIPWILPIFGLSVVARIIIFPCIFVFLLIELRRRHLSIFDAIESFLHSENNFMPIRYPYSNIRKMTRNLKEKLGQGGYGSVYKGKLRSGPDVAVKILSKPKADGQDFINEVATIGRIHHVNVVQLIGYCAERSKRALVYDFMPNGSLDKYITPQVEGTLLSWQRKSEIALGVARGIEYLHRGCDIQILHFDIKPHNILLDENFVPKISDFGLAKLYPTDNSIVTLTAARGTIGYVAPELINRSIGPVSYKADVYSFGMLLIEMAGMKRNSAAREDMSSQYFPHWIYDQFDKEKEIEVLDETHDDEKKIIKKLTLVALWCIQMNPLYRPSMTKVVEMIEGELQALQTPPRPSESLQPSPLEFNLSSSIGSTESMILLENCSDSAKVDVIIG, encoded by the exons ATGTCTGGAAGAACCAGGTTTCTTACATTTCTTACCATCCTCATCTTCTGTGAAGCCCCATTTGCTGAACAGAACCAGCAGTGTGTCCCTTCTAGTTGTGGGCATATTCAGAACATCAGCTACCCTTTTCGATTGAAAACTGACCCAAAGCACTGTGGCGATGAAAAGTATGAACTTAGCTGTGAAGAGAATCGCGCAAAATTATATGGGTATGCGTCGGGCTTTGGATCGATGAATTACTACGTGCAAGCCATTAATTATGATAACTCCACAATCCGCATTGTGGATTCTGATATAAGAGAAGATCTTTGCTCTCTTCCTCAGCAGCAGTATTATGATAACTCCACAATCCGCATTATGGTTTCCAGTATACCCTCTATTTTTGAGACTTATAAGCGCAGTAATGGTATTCTGCTGGCAAAACCAATCACTATATTCAGCTGTCCATTTGCCATAAATTATCCAGGCATTGTAGAAATCACTAATTGTCTCAACAGGAGTTATGCTTCCAATACttcttttgaattattaaaggGACACACATATGCAACCATGGCCAAATTGTTGCCATCTGATTTGAGAGTAGGGTGTACTATAGACCTCATGTTAATGACTTCATGGCATACTGAGGATGCACGTATTTCCATTTTGGATTTACATAATGCTTTGGCATATGGGTTCGAACTTTCATGGTTTCCTGTTTACTGTAGCAAGTGCCAATATTTATTTGGCTGCGAAGGTGAAAATTCAAGGGATGTTCGCTGTCTGGATTTGAACTGCAAAGCTTACAATTTTAGATTCTTCAAAACCTTTTGTG TTGCTCAAAGACATGTTCTCCGCGTTCTTGAAA GAATTATCCCATGGATACTTCCCATATTTG GACTTAGCGTTGTGGCAAGAATCATAATATTCCCATGCATATTTGTGTTTCTATTGATTGAATTACGAAGAAGGCATTTGTCGATTTTTGATGCAATTGAAAGTTTCCTGCATAGTGAGAACAATTTCATGCCCATTCGATACCCCTACTCCAACATAAGGAAGATGACTAGGAATTTGAAGGAGAAACTAGGCCAAGGAGGTTATGGTTCAGTATATAAAGGCAAGCTCCGAAGTGGTCCTGATGTAGCAGTGAAGATCTTGAGCAAGCCTAAAGCTGATGGGCAAGACTTCATCAATGAGGTTGCCACAATCGGGAGGATTCATCATGTTAATGTAGTACAACTTATTGGCTATTGTGCTGAGAGATCTAAACGTGCCCTTGTATATGACTTCATGCCTAATGGATCACTTGACAAGTACATCACACCCCAAGTAGAAGGAACTCTACTAAGCTGGCAAAGAAAGTCTGAAATTGCTCTTGGAGTTGCTCGAGGTATTGAATATTTGCATCGAGGTTGTGACATACAAATTCTACATTTTGACATCAAGCCGCACAACATACTTTTGGATGAGAATTTCGTTCCAAAAATTTCTGACTTTGGTCTTGCCAAATTATACCCAACGGATAACAGCATTGTTACTCTAACAGCAGCAAGGGGAACAATTGGATATGTAGCTCCAGAATTGATCAACAGAAGCATTGGTCCTGTATCTTATAAGGCAGATGTTTATAGCTTTGGAATGCTGCTAATTGAGATGGCAGGCATGAAAAGAAACTCGGCAGCAAGAGAGGATATGTCAAGCCAGTATTTCCCACATTGGATCTATGATCAATTCGAcaaggaaaaagaaattgaagtaCTAGACGAGACGCATGATGATGAAAAGAAGATTATAAAGAAGCTAACTTTAGTTGCCTTGTGGTGCATACAAATGAATCCACTCTATCGTCCCTCAATGACTAAAGTAGTGGAAATGATTGAAGGCGAATTACAGGCTTTGCAAACGCCTCCTAGGCCTTCTGAATCACTGCAACCATCTCCGTTGGAATTCAATCTGAGTTCTTCAATAGGTTCAACTGAGTCTATGATATTGCTTGAGAATTGTTCAGATTCTGCAAAAGTAGATGTAATTATTGGTTGA